The Natronosporangium hydrolyticum nucleotide sequence CCAGCACCAGACCGATCAACGCCCGCTGCGCCCTCACCACCAGTGTCATCGCTCCGCCCCATGGAGATGGGCGGCGCCCACCTGAACGTCTCTGGCCGGTTAGGAGTCGGCGGGTTGCGACCGGATCTGGTGGCCAACGCTGGTCAGGCAGCGGCCCGACTTCAGGTCGAACTTCCAGCCGTGCAGCTGGCAGGTGAGGGTCTCGCCCTCGATGATCCCGAACCGGGAAAGGTCCGCCTTCAGATGGGGGCAGCGGCGCTGCACCAGCCAGTCGCCGAGCTGGATATCCTCCGCGTCGACCGCCTTTTCGTGCTCGTCGTACCAACCCTCGGCGTACTGCAGCCGCTCCTCCGAGAGGCACTTGAAGAACGAGTAGACGAACTCGTTGTACTGCCCGATCCGCGCCGCCGAGAAGCGGCACGACAGGAACAGCGAGTTCACCCAGTCGACCTCACCGCTATGTAGCAGGTTCTCGACCAGGGCCCGGCGGGTCTTGAACCGGTACCGCACCTTCTCGTCGGCGTACGGCCGGACCTGCTTCGCCGGGAAGTCCACCACAATAGACTCCACCACCTCGGCGCCGGCCATGTCGGTCAGGTCGAACCGGACCGGGCCGCCGACCCCCTTCGCCATGTAGATCGACTCTTCCAGCAGCGGCTCGACCCGGCGCTTCAGCTCCGCCAGCACATCCACCTCCGGATGCGCCCAGGAGGCCTTGGCCGCCTCGATCACCGGCCGCTGGCGCTCCTGGTACGCGCGGAGGTGCTGCTCCTTGTCAGCGAAGAACTGCCGCACATCGGAGACCGGGTGGGTGACCTGGCAGTCGTCGGCGGTCACCTCGGCGACCGTGCCCGGCAGCAGAATCACGCCGTTGTCATACCCGAGGCCGGCGTAGTGGTCGACGAAGTGCTGCTGGTCGGGGAAGATGTTGCCCTCGTCCTGGCCGAGGTCGTTGAACTGCCACAGCTCGTCGTCGAGGAAGCAGGGCGGGCCCGCGATCGGAAAGACCCACGAAGCCTTCAGATCGTCAATGTAGCGGATCGTGCGGTCAAGCTGCCGCTCCCGCTTCTGCTTGCCGAACGCGGTCCGCGCGGTGACCGGCAGCTCGTAGACCATCGGGTACCAGATCGCGCCGGAGAACTGCAGCAGGTGGGCGTGCACGTGGCCCAGCTTCGCGAACTCGCTCAGATCGGTCGGGCGGGCGTCGTTCTGGTTCAGGAAGCGTACGCCGTTGTGCTCCACCCAGAGCGACGAGTCGCCGATCGGGCCGTCGGTCGGGGAGGTCAACGCCTGAATCATCACGGTGAGCCCGCCGTCAAGCTCGACCGGCTCGTTGGAGCGGGTGCGGATGAACTGGGTGAACCCAAGCTCTCGCAGCTCGTCCTCGAGTTCGCTGGTCGGGTACTCCGGCAGCAGCACGGTGGCGCGCTTGGAGATGAACCGGCGCAGGTGGTCGGCGTCGAAGTGGTCCCGGTGGAGATGCGAGACGTAGAGATAGTCGACATCCCCGAGCGTCTCCCAATCCAGCTGGGAGTTGTCGGGGAATGGGAACCACGAGGCAAAGAATGCCGGATTGACCCAGGGGTCGCAGAGGATGCTGCCGGCATCGGTGTCGATCCGCATGCTGGCGTGGCCAGTCCCGGTCAGCCGCACTGTCGTGAGCCTCCTTCTTCAACGCTGACCGCCCGACGCTATCAGGTGTCCACGGCCATGCCAGACTGAACCAGGCAGAATCACAAGACCCGACGGAGGGGATGGACCGTGGCCGAGCAGGAGGTCACCGCACCCGATCAGCACAAGCCGACGAACCTGAAGCTGGCCCGGATCGGGGGCATCGCTTCGATCATCGCGCTGCTGTCGATGGCCCAGCCGTTCAACAACCACGTCAGCGTCGCCGACGACTTCTGGCTGCTGCTCACCGCGGCGATCATCGCCGCGATGCTGATCGGGGATGTCGTGTTGCGACGGGTCGGACTCCGCCCCTAGCGACAGCCGGCGCTGGCGGACATCCGCCAGCGCCGCCCCTACCTCGTCAGCGCTCAGTGCCGGCGCAGGATCTCCCGCAACTCCTCCAGCGCGGTCTCGACCTCACCCTCGAAATACCCACCGGGCACCAGGTCCAGCTGGCGGGAGTCGGGCAACTGGTCAACTGGCGGCATCGGCGCCTGCCCGGAGACACCAGCCATCGCCTGCTCGAAGATGCTGTCCACCTGGCCCCGGTCATAGCCGCTGCCGAACCGCCGAGGTTGGAACCCCCGCCGCAGCTCGTCGAGGCGTCGCAGATCAGCGGAGGCCGGCCCGGAGACCGGCGGCCCATCGTGGCCGCCGCCGCCCATCGGAGCGGCTCCCATCGGCCCCGGGCTGCGAGGAGTCATCGGTGGTGGCGCGGAGCTGGGCGGCCCACCCGAGCCGTGCGCGGGGGGACGGCCACCGGATGGCCGACCGGCAGGCGGGCCGGAGCTGTGCCCCGGGATTCCCGACCGCCCGGCCGGCCCGCCCGGCGGCTCGTCAAAGCGCATCTCGCTGGTCATGTCGTCCATCTGCCCGGGCGGCGGAGCGTGCCGGCCGGGGGTACGCGGTTCGAACCCACCCCCGAAGGTGGTCGGCTCGTCGTACTGGCCGTACGGCTCGGGCTCGGGGTAACCGCCGCGGCCGGGTGGGGGCCCACCATGCCCCTGTGGGCCATGTCCCGGCGGGCCACCATGCCCCGGCGGGCCGCCCTGACCCTGTGGGCCCTGGCCGTGTGGGCCACCATGCCCCGGCGGGCCGCCATGGCCCTGAGGGCCCTGCCCCTGCGGCCCGCGCCCGCCAGGTCCGCCGAAGCCGCCCTGGCCGCCGTGGCTCGGCGGTCCGCCCGCATGACTGGGAGGTCCGCCGGGTCCGCCGGGCCCATGTGGGCCAGGTCTCGGGGCCGGCGAGTGCGGCGGGCCACCGGGCATCGGCATCCGCTGCTCCGGCGGACCGACCCGATCCGGCGGACCGCCCATGTGCTCGGCAGGGTGGCCCGCGTGTTCTGGCCGCCCCATCCGATCCGGCGGGCCCAAGCGGTCAGGCGAGCCCATGCGGTCAGGCGGACCCGAGTCGGGTGGACCCATCCGGTCCGGGCCGCCGACCATGCGCGGATCCGGGCCGTACGGACCGTCCGGCTCTGGCTCGGCCCCTTCCTCGAACTCCGCTAGTTGCCGCTCGACGCGGTCCAGGTGCAGATCCACCTGCCACTCGTCATAGCCGCCGAACCGAACCCGGAAGACGACATCGTGGACTTCCTGCGCGCTGACCGGCGCCTCGACCGGCTCACCCTCGAGGGTGTCCTCCACCCGATCGAGGAAGGCATCGACCTCATCGACCTTGTATCCGCGGCGCAGCGCCCGCCGCCGGAACCGTTGTCCGTGACTGGTCACTGATCAAACCTCTCCATGCGTCGCCACCCCCGCCGAGTCCCCCCGTGTCTCCACACCTGCTTGGTCTCCGGACGTCGCCGCCAATTGGCCGCAAGCGCCGTCGATCTCGCGACCGCGGGTGTCGCGCACCGTCGTCGCCACCCCGGCCGACCGCAGCCGGCGTACGAACTCCCGCTCCACCGGCTTCGAACTGGCGTCCCACCGGCTACCCGGAGTGGGGTTGAGCGGAATCAGATTGACGTGCGCCAGCCGGCCGGCGAGCAGCTCACCGAGCCGGGTGGCTCGCCAGGGTTGATCGTTGACGTCCCGGATCATTGCGTACTCGATGGAGAGGCGTCGCCCGCTGCGAGCCGCATAGTCGAAGCCGGCATCCAGCACCTCGGCGACCCGCCACCGCCGGTTGACCGGCACCAGCTCATCACGTAGCTCATCATCGGGGGCATGCAGTGAGATCGCAAGCGTCACCGGCAGGTCTTCGGCGGCGAGTCTGCGCATCGCCGGCACCAACCCCACGGTCGAGAC carries:
- a CDS encoding Rieske 2Fe-2S domain-containing protein → MRLTGTGHASMRIDTDAGSILCDPWVNPAFFASWFPFPDNSQLDWETLGDVDYLYVSHLHRDHFDADHLRRFISKRATVLLPEYPTSELEDELRELGFTQFIRTRSNEPVELDGGLTVMIQALTSPTDGPIGDSSLWVEHNGVRFLNQNDARPTDLSEFAKLGHVHAHLLQFSGAIWYPMVYELPVTARTAFGKQKRERQLDRTIRYIDDLKASWVFPIAGPPCFLDDELWQFNDLGQDEGNIFPDQQHFVDHYAGLGYDNGVILLPGTVAEVTADDCQVTHPVSDVRQFFADKEQHLRAYQERQRPVIEAAKASWAHPEVDVLAELKRRVEPLLEESIYMAKGVGGPVRFDLTDMAGAEVVESIVVDFPAKQVRPYADEKVRYRFKTRRALVENLLHSGEVDWVNSLFLSCRFSAARIGQYNEFVYSFFKCLSEERLQYAEGWYDEHEKAVDAEDIQLGDWLVQRRCPHLKADLSRFGIIEGETLTCQLHGWKFDLKSGRCLTSVGHQIRSQPADS
- a CDS encoding DivIVA domain-containing protein is translated as MTSHGQRFRRRALRRGYKVDEVDAFLDRVEDTLEGEPVEAPVSAQEVHDVVFRVRFGGYDEWQVDLHLDRVERQLAEFEEGAEPEPDGPYGPDPRMVGGPDRMGPPDSGPPDRMGSPDRLGPPDRMGRPEHAGHPAEHMGGPPDRVGPPEQRMPMPGGPPHSPAPRPGPHGPGGPGGPPSHAGGPPSHGGQGGFGGPGGRGPQGQGPQGHGGPPGHGGPHGQGPQGQGGPPGHGGPPGHGPQGHGGPPPGRGGYPEPEPYGQYDEPTTFGGGFEPRTPGRHAPPPGQMDDMTSEMRFDEPPGGPAGRSGIPGHSSGPPAGRPSGGRPPAHGSGGPPSSAPPPMTPRSPGPMGAAPMGGGGHDGPPVSGPASADLRRLDELRRGFQPRRFGSGYDRGQVDSIFEQAMAGVSGQAPMPPVDQLPDSRQLDLVPGGYFEGEVETALEELREILRRH